A genomic segment from bacterium encodes:
- a CDS encoding SLC13 family permease — MEAPPPVHDELSDAPFGRRRKIGLFAGPLLFALMLCPELTPGLAVEARRLLATSLLMALWWITEAIPMPATALLPMVLFPFLGILPMSAVTVNYSDEIIYLFLGGFFIAMAMQRWNLHKRLALHIIRLIGASPRRLVLGFMCATAFLSLWISNSATTMMMYPITAAVISQLVEGASGEAQEPVRHLQTCLMLGIAYASNIGGMGTLLGTAPNLIFASNVEKLFPDGPEIDFVRWASFGIPTVILFIPIAWLLMTRVLFPVGRVDSSKTQEVIVEELRKLGRMSRGERFTLLIFVSAALAWVFRVDIDLGMFRLPGWASSLALHKKVTDSTIAMTAGILLFLIPVDWKRGEFLLDWKTATKVPWGILLFFGGGLAVSAAFVATGLSVWVGERLQLLAGLPPLAVILLVCLAITFFTEVNSNTATATIFMPIAAATAQAMHMNPLPLMIAVAISSSCAFMLPVATAPNAIVFASGHVTVPQMAKTGFWLNLIGAVIITLAIYGCAAPVFDIAWDQFPAWAWPK; from the coding sequence ATGGAAGCACCGCCGCCTGTCCACGATGAGTTATCCGACGCACCGTTTGGCCGCCGCCGCAAAATCGGATTGTTTGCCGGCCCTCTGCTGTTCGCCCTCATGCTGTGTCCCGAGCTTACCCCCGGGCTTGCGGTCGAGGCCCGCCGCCTGCTCGCCACCAGCCTGCTGATGGCGCTGTGGTGGATCACGGAGGCGATTCCAATGCCGGCCACGGCGTTGCTGCCAATGGTGCTCTTCCCCTTCCTCGGCATCCTGCCGATGAGCGCGGTGACCGTCAACTACAGCGATGAGATCATCTATTTGTTTCTGGGCGGCTTTTTCATTGCGATGGCGATGCAACGCTGGAACCTGCACAAACGCCTGGCGCTGCACATCATCCGCCTGATCGGCGCCAGCCCGAGGCGCCTGGTCTTGGGCTTCATGTGCGCCACCGCCTTCCTCTCGCTGTGGATTTCCAACAGCGCCACCACCATGATGATGTATCCCATCACCGCGGCGGTCATTTCACAATTGGTGGAAGGCGCGAGCGGGGAAGCGCAGGAGCCGGTGCGGCACCTGCAGACCTGCCTGATGTTGGGTATTGCATATGCTTCGAACATCGGCGGCATGGGCACGCTGCTGGGCACCGCGCCGAATCTGATTTTCGCCAGCAACGTCGAGAAGCTGTTCCCCGATGGTCCCGAGATCGACTTCGTGCGTTGGGCAAGCTTCGGCATTCCGACCGTCATCTTGTTCATTCCCATCGCGTGGCTATTGATGACGCGCGTGCTCTTTCCCGTGGGCCGGGTCGATTCCTCCAAGACCCAGGAGGTCATTGTCGAAGAACTCCGCAAGCTCGGCCGCATGTCACGCGGGGAACGATTCACCTTGCTCATCTTTGTGAGCGCCGCCCTGGCCTGGGTGTTTAGGGTGGATATTGACCTCGGCATGTTTCGCCTGCCCGGTTGGGCCAGCTCGCTCGCTTTGCACAAGAAAGTGACGGACTCCACGATTGCCATGACCGCCGGCATACTCTTGTTCCTGATTCCGGTTGACTGGAAACGGGGCGAGTTTCTGCTCGATTGGAAGACAGCAACCAAGGTGCCGTGGGGGATCCTGCTCTTCTTCGGCGGCGGCTTGGCGGTTTCTGCGGCCTTCGTTGCCACGGGTTTGTCGGTGTGGGTTGGTGAGCGGCTGCAACTGCTCGCCGGCCTGCCGCCGCTGGCGGTGATCCTGCTGGTTTGCCTGGCCATTACCTTTTTCACGGAGGTGAACTCCAACACCGCGACTGCCACCATCTTCATGCCGATTGCGGCCGCCACCGCGCAGGCCATGCACATGAATCCGCTGCCGCTCATGATCGCAGTGGCAATCTCTTCCTCCTGCGCGTTCATGCTGCCGGTGGCAACCGCGCCGAATGCCATCGTTTTTGCCTCCGGCCACGTGACCGTGCCGCAAATGGCGAAGACGGGATTCTGGCTGAATCTGATCGGTGCCGTCATCATCACGCTGGCGATCTATGGTTGCGCGGCACCGGTGTTCGACATTGCATGGGATCAATTCCCCGCGTGGGCTTGGCCCAAATGA
- a CDS encoding GWxTD domain-containing protein: MMSRIVVLALAPSLLAFSNPHSRHLDPPTPAWVYVASAGSVLVMGSIWFIKTMKKSTAVDGPQALKQRVTPAVAYFGNSAERKAFKQIHTAEELQRFAAEFWSKRDPDSTTPGNEAKDAYEQRRKYANESFREGRRAGWETARGRVYLLYGPPDEILHEHWIDLPLPGASIKSLEFWFYYRPASAGEPPNLFARMNAGMVKFVFADVEGVGPQTQIYSSEPGEQKDSRMLLGATPAESERRK; encoded by the coding sequence ATGATGAGCCGTATCGTGGTATTGGCACTGGCCCCCAGCTTGCTTGCGTTCTCCAATCCGCATTCGCGCCACCTGGATCCCCCGACCCCGGCCTGGGTCTACGTTGCCAGCGCGGGCTCGGTTCTGGTGATGGGGAGCATCTGGTTTATCAAAACGATGAAGAAATCGACAGCGGTGGACGGGCCCCAAGCACTCAAACAGCGCGTCACGCCCGCCGTCGCCTATTTCGGTAATTCCGCGGAGCGCAAAGCCTTCAAGCAGATTCATACCGCGGAAGAACTGCAGCGGTTCGCGGCGGAGTTTTGGAGCAAACGCGACCCTGATTCTACCACGCCAGGAAACGAAGCGAAGGACGCCTATGAGCAGCGGCGGAAGTACGCTAACGAGAGTTTTCGCGAAGGCCGGCGCGCCGGCTGGGAAACCGCACGCGGCCGGGTTTATCTTCTCTACGGGCCGCCGGATGAGATTCTGCATGAGCACTGGATCGATCTTCCGCTACCGGGCGCTTCGATCAAGTCCCTGGAATTCTGGTTTTATTACCGGCCGGCCTCTGCCGGCGAACCGCCGAATCTCTTTGCGCGCATGAATGCCGGCATGGTGAAGTTCGTCTTTGCCGACGTGGAGGGCGTGGGTCCGCAGACGCAGATCTATTCTTCCGAGCCGGGCGAGCAGAAGGATTCACGCATGTTGCTTGGCGCGACCCCGGCAGAATCTGAGCGGCGCAAATGA
- a CDS encoding M4 family metallopeptidase → MTGRQNYFFAALVALAVTAALSAAAEEGQDKSAVLQQAQMHFDKTGKAPTEIKFTAAQQPTLATFFQEYKKYFQISDDNQFLPFHLTHNALGSHHRYLQHYRGVPIVGAEYILHERNGKVWYANGLLVHDLKMEVTPSLGEAAARQAALQHIGAESYMWQDEANEAFLKRERNDANATFYPRGELKITSGRAEMLAENLKLVYRFDIYAAKPLGRYYVDVDAKTGEIVNVLTRIHDVDVAGSGASLYNGTVAMTVDQVSSSSFRLQENGNTVRGADIRTFNMNNGTSYTAATDFTSTSANGPWDGAGVSGHWGAEATYDYFFVKHNRNSLDNAGFTLLSYVHANLVGMGYPNNVNAFWDGSRMTYGDGDGVNYFPLVCLDVVGHELTHGVTDFSSNLIYQNESGALNESFSDIFGNAVEFFKENPGVESGLPVATWRVGEDMSASGLGIRNMRNPNEFSDPDTYQGTYWYNGTGDNGGVHTNSGVQNFWFYLLVEGGSGTNDVGYNYNVPAQGLTKAAAIAYTNNNSFLTSSSNYNAARSGAIAAAEGLYGAGSPEALATAEAWLAVGVGTIPQPPAEYATLPYYTGFESGALDNHWNTYKSNSAGRIRVLNTNGPYAGSYHLVMDVSSSGVLNQNEAWLHLNLAGQSQVNLAFRWKEFSDETHSQDGVYFSNNGGTNFVKVQSLSGSSTAWQSFNLDLDALAAANGLSLTSTFIVKFQQYDDYPITTDGFAFDEISVTVPGNNPPSFTNDPLNKPSATEGVAYSASLAGDATDPDNDPLTFSKVSGPAWLSVASNGALSGTPGSGDVGTNQFTVRVEDGRGGSDQALMNITVNPAGSGWVVITSDNFETGMGSYTDGGSDMSRYTGGTYAYQGNAAANIQDNSGTASSFYHTGSYNVTGYNTLEVDFYFIMVSMELNEDFWVQYYNGSAWQTVAAIARAGSVQNNVFYHAVVTIPRSTYNFPSNARLRFLCDASADNDDVYIDQIEFRGTTATAGLTLAKISEAVQVTEAATALPASFELMQNYPNPFNPTTTIGFALPEAGEVTLAIYNMSGQLVKRLVAGELSAGRHDLVWDATDERGSRVASGVYLYVIKAGEFTAQKKLVLMK, encoded by the coding sequence ATGACTGGAAGGCAAAATTATTTTTTTGCGGCACTGGTGGCTCTCGCCGTTACTGCAGCACTCAGTGCTGCCGCCGAAGAGGGCCAGGACAAGTCTGCCGTCTTGCAGCAGGCGCAGATGCACTTTGACAAAACCGGCAAGGCGCCGACGGAAATCAAGTTCACCGCCGCGCAGCAGCCCACGCTGGCGACTTTCTTTCAGGAGTACAAGAAATACTTCCAGATTTCCGACGACAACCAGTTTCTGCCGTTTCACTTGACGCATAATGCCCTGGGCAGTCATCATCGCTATCTCCAGCACTACCGGGGTGTGCCGATCGTCGGTGCGGAGTATATTCTGCACGAACGAAACGGCAAAGTGTGGTATGCCAACGGCCTGCTGGTGCACGACTTGAAGATGGAGGTCACGCCCAGCCTCGGTGAAGCCGCCGCGCGGCAAGCTGCGCTGCAGCATATTGGCGCCGAAAGCTACATGTGGCAGGACGAAGCCAACGAAGCCTTTTTGAAACGAGAGCGCAATGATGCCAATGCGACCTTCTATCCTAGGGGCGAATTGAAGATCACTTCCGGCCGGGCAGAAATGCTCGCGGAGAACTTGAAGCTGGTGTATCGCTTCGACATCTATGCCGCCAAGCCGCTGGGCCGCTACTACGTGGATGTCGATGCCAAGACCGGCGAGATCGTGAACGTTCTCACCCGCATTCATGACGTTGATGTCGCCGGCAGCGGAGCTTCGCTCTACAACGGCACGGTTGCCATGACCGTGGATCAAGTCTCGAGCTCGAGTTTTCGCTTGCAGGAAAACGGCAACACGGTGCGCGGCGCGGACATTCGCACGTTCAACATGAACAACGGCACCAGTTATACTGCGGCAACCGACTTCACTTCCACCAGCGCCAATGGCCCGTGGGATGGCGCCGGCGTGAGTGGGCACTGGGGCGCGGAAGCCACCTATGATTATTTCTTCGTCAAACACAACCGCAACAGCCTCGACAATGCAGGATTTACCCTGCTCAGCTACGTGCACGCCAATCTCGTGGGCATGGGTTATCCCAACAACGTGAATGCGTTCTGGGACGGCAGCCGCATGACCTATGGCGACGGCGATGGCGTCAACTATTTTCCGCTGGTCTGCCTGGATGTCGTCGGCCATGAGCTGACCCACGGCGTGACGGACTTTTCCTCCAATTTGATCTATCAAAACGAATCGGGTGCGCTCAATGAATCCTTCAGCGACATTTTCGGCAATGCCGTGGAGTTCTTCAAAGAGAACCCGGGCGTGGAGAGCGGCTTGCCCGTAGCCACGTGGCGCGTGGGCGAGGACATGAGCGCCAGTGGCTTGGGCATCCGCAATATGCGCAACCCCAACGAGTTCAGCGATCCCGATACCTATCAAGGCACCTATTGGTACAACGGCACCGGCGACAACGGCGGGGTGCACACCAACAGCGGCGTGCAGAATTTTTGGTTCTATTTGTTGGTGGAAGGCGGCAGCGGCACCAATGATGTGGGCTACAACTACAACGTCCCCGCCCAGGGCCTCACCAAAGCGGCAGCCATTGCCTACACCAACAACAACTCGTTCTTGACCTCCAGCTCGAATTACAATGCCGCGCGCAGCGGCGCCATCGCAGCCGCGGAAGGATTGTATGGTGCCGGCTCACCGGAGGCGCTCGCCACCGCCGAAGCCTGGCTGGCGGTCGGCGTCGGAACGATTCCGCAGCCGCCGGCAGAATATGCCACCCTGCCGTACTACACGGGCTTCGAGAGCGGGGCGCTGGATAATCACTGGAACACCTACAAATCCAACAGCGCCGGCCGCATTCGCGTGCTCAATACCAACGGGCCTTATGCCGGCAGCTATCACCTGGTCATGGATGTGAGCAGCAGCGGCGTGCTCAATCAAAACGAAGCCTGGCTGCATCTGAATCTTGCCGGCCAGTCGCAAGTGAATCTGGCTTTTCGCTGGAAGGAGTTCAGCGACGAAACGCATTCGCAGGACGGCGTTTATTTCTCCAATAACGGCGGCACCAACTTCGTCAAAGTGCAAAGCTTGAGCGGCAGCAGCACGGCCTGGCAAAGCTTCAATCTTGATCTGGATGCGCTGGCGGCAGCCAACGGCCTGAGCCTGACCAGCACGTTCATTGTCAAGTTCCAGCAGTATGACGATTACCCGATCACCACCGACGGCTTTGCTTTCGATGAAATCAGCGTGACCGTGCCGGGCAACAATCCGCCGTCTTTCACCAATGATCCGCTCAACAAGCCGAGTGCGACCGAAGGGGTGGCGTACAGCGCATCACTTGCCGGCGATGCCACCGATCCGGACAACGATCCCCTGACCTTTTCAAAAGTGAGCGGCCCGGCGTGGTTGAGCGTGGCGAGCAACGGCGCGCTCTCCGGCACACCGGGCAGTGGCGACGTGGGCACGAATCAGTTCACGGTGCGCGTCGAAGACGGCCGTGGCGGCAGCGATCAGGCACTCATGAACATCACGGTGAACCCCGCAGGCAGCGGCTGGGTGGTCATCACCTCCGACAACTTCGAAACCGGCATGGGCAGCTACACCGACGGCGGTTCAGACATGTCGCGCTATACCGGCGGCACCTATGCCTATCAGGGCAACGCTGCGGCGAACATCCAGGACAACAGCGGCACCGCTTCGTCATTCTATCACACCGGAAGCTACAACGTCACCGGCTACAACACTCTGGAAGTTGATTTCTATTTTATCATGGTCAGCATGGAATTGAATGAAGACTTCTGGGTGCAATATTACAACGGTTCCGCCTGGCAAACCGTGGCCGCCATTGCGCGCGCGGGCAGCGTGCAGAACAACGTGTTCTATCACGCGGTGGTGACGATCCCGCGCAGCACCTACAACTTCCCGAGCAATGCGCGCCTTCGCTTCCTGTGCGATGCCAGTGCCGACAATGATGATGTCTATATCGACCAGATCGAGTTCCGGGGAACAACGGCCACCGCGGGATTGACGCTTGCGAAAATCAGCGAGGCGGTGCAAGTGACCGAGGCCGCGACTGCGTTGCCGGCAAGCTTCGAGTTGATGCAGAACTATCCCAATCCCTTCAATCCCACCACCACCATCGGCTTTGCCCTGCCGGAAGCAGGTGAGGTGACCCTGGCGATCTACAACATGAGCGGCCAGCTCGTGAAGCGGCTGGTGGCAGGTGAATTGAGCGCCGGACGGCACGATCTCGTGTGGGATGCGACCGACGAACGCGGCAGCCGCGTGGCGAGCGGCGTGTATTTGTACGTGATCAAAGCGGGCGAATTCACCGCGCAGAAGAAGCTCGTGTTGATGAAGTAA
- a CDS encoding T9SS type A sorting domain-containing protein, giving the protein MPGPGNPPKSSGEDEEGSSDQLAVISDYALDLNNPNPFNPVTIMSFQLPVASPLSLSIFNANGQVVKQVANGQFARGRHQIVWNATDASGTHLASGVYLCAITAGEFTAQWKPLLMK; this is encoded by the coding sequence TTGCCGGGGCCGGGGAATCCACCGAAGTCCTCTGGTGAGGATGAAGAAGGGAGCAGTGATCAGTTGGCAGTGATCAGTGATTATGCGCTGGACCTGAACAATCCGAATCCGTTCAATCCTGTAACGATAATGAGTTTTCAGTTGCCGGTCGCCAGTCCACTGAGTTTGTCGATCTTCAACGCGAACGGGCAGGTTGTGAAGCAGGTGGCAAACGGCCAGTTTGCCCGCGGCAGGCATCAAATTGTTTGGAACGCGACGGATGCCAGCGGCACGCACTTGGCGAGCGGCGTGTATTTGTGCGCGATCACGGCGGGTGAATTCACTGCCCAGTGGAAGCCTTTGTTGATGAAGTAA
- a CDS encoding DUF2961 domain-containing protein, translating to MLLSAFAVVSLYAQEFDGLQMSLGNLPKLSAAKTRSISPENLTGEKGKGGMSVDGLAAPAARDLGQGWKVSPYVHIEPGKTFTLAEIAGPGAIQQIWMTPAGNWRFAILRFYWDGEAEPSVEVPVGDFFACGWGKYAQVSSLPVAVNPGSAFNCFWVMPFRKSCKITMENLDEKQMTLYYQINYMLNQIPDDAAYFHAQFRRTNPVPYKEVYTLLDGVKGRGQYVGTYMCWGSNSSGWWGEGEIKFYLDGDKDFPTICGTGTEDYFLGSYGFVVDDKYREYTTPFAGMPQVLSPDGLWQSQQRFGLYRWHIMDPIRFEKDVRVTIQALGWRAGGRYLPLQDDLASVAFWYQKEPHASFPALPSKDELEIK from the coding sequence ATGCTCCTGTCGGCTTTTGCGGTTGTGTCGCTGTACGCGCAGGAATTTGACGGGCTACAGATGAGCTTGGGAAATCTGCCCAAGCTCTCGGCGGCCAAAACGCGCTCCATCAGTCCGGAAAACTTGACCGGCGAAAAAGGCAAGGGCGGCATGTCCGTCGATGGTCTGGCGGCGCCGGCGGCGCGAGATCTGGGGCAGGGCTGGAAGGTTTCACCTTATGTTCACATTGAGCCGGGCAAGACTTTCACGCTTGCCGAGATTGCCGGGCCGGGAGCGATCCAGCAGATCTGGATGACGCCGGCGGGCAACTGGCGCTTTGCGATTCTGCGCTTCTATTGGGACGGCGAAGCCGAGCCTTCGGTCGAGGTTCCGGTCGGTGATTTCTTTGCCTGCGGCTGGGGCAAGTATGCGCAGGTGTCGTCCCTGCCGGTCGCGGTGAATCCCGGCAGTGCCTTCAATTGCTTCTGGGTCATGCCGTTTCGGAAATCATGCAAGATCACGATGGAGAATCTCGACGAGAAGCAAATGACGCTGTACTACCAAATCAACTACATGCTCAACCAAATACCGGATGACGCCGCCTATTTCCATGCGCAGTTCCGCCGGACCAATCCCGTGCCTTACAAAGAAGTCTACACCCTCCTCGATGGTGTCAAAGGACGAGGCCAGTATGTCGGTACCTACATGTGCTGGGGATCCAACAGCTCGGGCTGGTGGGGCGAAGGCGAAATCAAATTCTATCTCGACGGGGACAAGGATTTCCCGACGATCTGCGGCACCGGTACCGAGGACTATTTTCTCGGGTCCTACGGTTTCGTCGTGGATGATAAATACCGGGAATACACCACGCCGTTTGCGGGCATGCCGCAAGTTCTCTCGCCCGACGGCCTGTGGCAATCGCAACAGCGGTTTGGGCTTTATCGCTGGCACATCATGGATCCCATTCGTTTCGAGAAAGACGTGCGGGTAACCATCCAAGCGCTGGGCTGGCGCGCGGGAGGGCGCTATTTGCCTTTGCAGGACGACCTCGCCTCGGTCGCGTTTTGGTACCAAAAAGAGCCGCATGCTTCCTTTCCCGCGCTGCCAAGTAAAGATGAGCTGGAAATCAAATAA
- a CDS encoding MFS transporter produces MSQSKHYETAPEDRIPFVQKLVYGVGAFINNLLAAASGGMMIVLNLGLGMNPALVGLLGALPRLTDALIDPIMGFVSDHTRSRWGRRRPYIFLGAIASGITFALLWQLPAGKSETFYFLYFLFGSILFYVGYTVFAAPWVALGYELTPDYHERTRLMGVQNFIGQLAYVVSPWFLWIMTYKGFFQDQVSGAAGLAIIIGVVTIGFGILPAIFLRERFKDIAVAEAAERKGTASAGGGSAFLQQSIAFFKGFGATLKSGPFLKLCLATFLVFNGFILVSSFQLYVIIYYVTGGDQALGAKYAGYAGTVGAIGTFVVIILVTWLGTKIGKRRAFFISTAVSIVGYGLKWICYNPKIPLLVVLPAPLLAFGLGGLFTLIPSMVADVVDVDELKTHQRREGMYSAIFWWVVKMGMAAALAGGGFLLNATGFDIALGMNQAASTIFLMRLCDAGIPMVASAIAIWAVARFPITEQKAHEVRLELERRRGTPDEQAPPIPQQESEILRRLMEQKSIAEKVEALLARMDLNQKIGQMIQTERMAISPAEVKAYHIGSVLSGGGSRPGNNTPADWVAMNDAYWAASMEEDEAHLAIPILYGVDAIHGHNNVRGATVFPHNIGLGAAHDPDLIERIAQITAREILATGVEWTFAPTLAVARNDHWGRTYESYSEDPEIVCAYAGRFVTGLQGDLGQDSVIACAKHWVGDGGTTRGVDQGETTVSLAELERIHIAPYYPAINAGVLTVMASYNSWNGNKCHGHYYLLTELLKKKMGFQGFIISDWNGTDQLAQDFAEAVALGANAGIDMFMVPEKWKLLIETLRAHVQKGIVSVERINDAVRRILTVKFAYGLFEKPRPAARYWSNQASFGSKEHREVAREAVRKSLVLLQNRDAILPVAKNARILVAGKNADSRGHQCGGFTIEWQGTSGNGAVAGGTSIWEGIHEVAPAAVLSVDGAAADTEKFDVALVVIGERPYAEGLGDVRDDDKVALGSGMERPDLVLKPYARTLELAVSHPEDLQTIRRITAQGIPVVAILVSGRPLVVNQELEEASAFVAAWLPGSEGQGVADVIFGDHDFQGKLSFSWPRADDDNWNRGDESYNPVFPFGYGLSYRKTGAV; encoded by the coding sequence ATGAGTCAATCCAAGCACTACGAAACTGCGCCGGAAGATCGCATTCCGTTTGTCCAGAAACTGGTTTACGGGGTCGGCGCCTTCATCAACAACCTGCTGGCGGCAGCCAGCGGCGGAATGATGATCGTCCTCAATTTGGGCCTGGGCATGAATCCTGCGCTGGTCGGCCTGCTGGGGGCGTTGCCTCGGCTGACCGATGCGTTGATCGATCCCATCATGGGGTTTGTCTCCGATCACACCAGGTCGAGATGGGGTAGGCGAAGGCCTTATATTTTTCTCGGCGCCATCGCCTCCGGAATCACCTTTGCCCTGCTCTGGCAGTTGCCCGCCGGCAAAAGTGAAACGTTCTACTTCCTGTATTTTCTCTTCGGTTCGATTCTCTTCTACGTCGGCTATACGGTTTTTGCGGCACCGTGGGTCGCGCTCGGATACGAGCTTACTCCGGATTATCACGAGCGCACGCGGCTGATGGGCGTGCAAAACTTCATCGGCCAGCTTGCGTACGTGGTGTCGCCGTGGTTTCTGTGGATCATGACGTATAAGGGATTCTTCCAAGACCAGGTTTCCGGGGCCGCGGGCCTGGCCATCATCATTGGCGTCGTCACCATCGGCTTCGGCATCCTGCCGGCGATTTTTCTGAGGGAGCGTTTCAAGGACATTGCCGTGGCCGAAGCCGCCGAGCGCAAGGGCACCGCGAGCGCGGGCGGGGGCAGTGCCTTCCTGCAGCAGAGCATTGCGTTCTTCAAGGGGTTTGGAGCAACCCTGAAGTCCGGTCCCTTTCTCAAGCTCTGTCTCGCCACATTTCTCGTTTTCAACGGATTCATTTTGGTCTCGTCGTTTCAGCTTTACGTCATCATCTATTACGTGACCGGCGGTGATCAAGCGCTCGGCGCAAAATACGCGGGCTACGCCGGGACCGTTGGCGCCATCGGAACATTCGTTGTGATCATTTTGGTCACCTGGCTGGGCACCAAGATCGGCAAGCGGCGGGCATTTTTCATTTCGACCGCGGTTTCGATCGTGGGTTACGGGTTGAAGTGGATTTGCTACAACCCCAAGATTCCGCTGTTGGTCGTTCTCCCGGCGCCGCTTCTCGCATTTGGCCTCGGTGGTCTGTTCACTCTGATCCCGTCGATGGTCGCGGACGTTGTTGACGTGGACGAGCTGAAGACTCACCAACGTCGGGAAGGCATGTACAGCGCGATATTCTGGTGGGTGGTGAAAATGGGCATGGCCGCGGCGCTGGCCGGCGGCGGCTTCCTGCTCAACGCGACCGGCTTCGACATCGCGCTCGGCATGAATCAGGCCGCAAGCACGATCTTTCTCATGCGCCTGTGTGACGCCGGTATCCCGATGGTGGCCTCTGCCATCGCGATCTGGGCGGTGGCGCGCTTTCCGATTACCGAACAAAAAGCCCACGAAGTGCGATTGGAACTCGAGCGCAGAAGAGGCACGCCGGACGAGCAGGCTCCGCCAATCCCGCAACAGGAATCCGAAATATTGAGGAGACTCATGGAACAGAAAAGCATTGCTGAAAAGGTCGAGGCGCTGCTAGCCCGGATGGACCTGAACCAGAAGATCGGCCAAATGATCCAAACCGAGCGCATGGCGATCAGTCCGGCAGAAGTCAAGGCCTATCACATCGGCTCGGTATTGAGTGGCGGCGGCTCGCGGCCCGGGAACAACACCCCGGCGGACTGGGTTGCCATGAACGATGCCTACTGGGCGGCTTCAATGGAAGAGGATGAGGCCCACTTGGCGATCCCCATCCTCTATGGCGTGGATGCGATCCACGGGCACAACAATGTCCGCGGCGCCACGGTCTTCCCTCACAACATCGGGCTGGGCGCCGCGCATGATCCCGATTTGATCGAGCGCATCGCGCAGATTACGGCGCGAGAAATTCTGGCCACGGGCGTGGAGTGGACCTTCGCGCCCACCCTGGCCGTGGCGCGCAACGATCACTGGGGACGTACCTACGAAAGCTACTCGGAAGATCCGGAGATCGTCTGTGCCTACGCCGGGCGATTCGTGACCGGCCTGCAGGGCGACCTGGGACAGGACAGTGTCATCGCCTGCGCCAAACACTGGGTCGGCGACGGCGGTACAACACGAGGTGTTGACCAGGGCGAGACCACGGTGTCGTTGGCAGAACTGGAGAGAATTCACATCGCGCCGTACTACCCTGCCATCAATGCCGGTGTTCTTACCGTGATGGCCTCTTACAACAGTTGGAATGGCAACAAGTGTCACGGCCACTACTACCTGCTCACCGAGTTGCTGAAGAAGAAAATGGGCTTCCAAGGTTTCATCATCTCGGACTGGAACGGCACGGATCAGCTCGCGCAGGACTTCGCCGAGGCCGTCGCGCTCGGGGCCAATGCCGGCATCGACATGTTCATGGTTCCGGAAAAATGGAAGCTTTTGATCGAGACGCTGCGCGCGCATGTGCAGAAGGGAATTGTCTCCGTGGAACGAATCAACGACGCCGTGCGCCGGATTCTCACCGTGAAGTTTGCCTACGGCTTGTTCGAGAAACCGCGTCCTGCCGCCAGATACTGGTCGAATCAAGCGAGTTTCGGCTCAAAAGAACATCGGGAAGTTGCGCGCGAAGCGGTCAGAAAGTCGCTGGTTCTGTTGCAGAATCGCGATGCGATCCTGCCTGTAGCGAAAAATGCGCGCATACTCGTCGCCGGCAAGAATGCGGATAGTCGCGGCCATCAATGCGGCGGCTTCACCATCGAGTGGCAGGGCACCTCGGGCAATGGCGCCGTTGCCGGCGGCACCTCGATTTGGGAAGGCATTCATGAAGTCGCGCCGGCTGCGGTGCTGAGTGTCGATGGCGCCGCGGCGGATACGGAGAAGTTCGACGTCGCCCTGGTGGTGATTGGCGAGAGACCGTACGCGGAAGGTTTGGGTGACGTACGTGATGATGATAAGGTGGCGCTTGGCTCCGGCATGGAACGCCCGGACCTGGTTCTCAAGCCTTATGCACGCACGCTGGAGTTGGCCGTGTCCCACCCGGAGGATTTACAGACGATCCGGCGCATCACCGCCCAGGGCATACCGGTCGTGGCGATTTTGGTTTCCGGCAGGCCATTGGTGGTTAACCAGGAACTCGAGGAGGCTTCGGCGTTTGTTGCCGCCTGGCTGCCGGGATCCGAGGGCCAGGGAGTCGCGGATGTGATTTTCGGCGATCATGATTTTCAAGGAAAGCTGAGTTTCTCATGGCCGCGCGCGGATGACGATAACTGGAACAGAGGCGATGAGAGCTACAATCCTGTCTTTCCCTTCGGGTATGGCTTGTCGTACAGGAAAACCGGCGCCGTTTGA